The DNA region GGTGATGCGGCTGCATGGCCCGTGCGCGGCTTCATCCTCAAGTTCCGCGACGAGTTCGAGGCACGGTGCAAACCGAACCGCAGCTTCATCTCGCTGAACGTCGTGCACGGTCGTCGCGAATCGGCCCAGACCCTCGTCCGTACCGCCTGACGTTCGGGTCACGTACCATGCAACGAATCGGTCTCGTTGGCGGCAGCTTCAATCCGATCCATATCGCTCATCTGATCATCGCCGACAGGTTCGTCGAACAGATGGAGCTGGACGTCTGCTATTTCGTGCCTGCGAACCAGTCGCCCTTCAAGGCAGGTGTCGCAGTGGCCGATGCCACTCCGCAACAACGGCTGGAAATGGTGCGGCGTGCGGTCGGACAGCATCCGCGCTTCCGTCCGAGTGATGTCGAAATCGACAGGGGAGGAATCTCCTATACCATCGATACCGTACGACACTTCGCGAACGAGCATCCCGGTGCCATCGTCCACCTTC from Candidatus Kapaibacterium thiocyanatum includes:
- a CDS encoding nicotinate (nicotinamide) nucleotide adenylyltransferase, producing the protein MQRIGLVGGSFNPIHIAHLIIADRFVEQMELDVCYFVPANQSPFKAGVAVADATPQQRLEMVRRAVGQHPRFRPSDVEIDRGGISYTIDTVRHFANEHPGAIVHLLIGSDQAIEFVRWKEWDSIVREAQLCIVRRPFLLTPEQEQRMTENLTIDGKQPIWVSAPLLEISSTEIRHRVTKGRTINYMTVKNVRDYIADQGLYRSEA